The following are encoded together in the Daucus carota subsp. sativus chromosome 5, DH1 v3.0, whole genome shotgun sequence genome:
- the LOC108224139 gene encoding uncharacterized protein LOC108224139, with amino-acid sequence MTAIPILSMFLTKLLTEDLPRLFVRPKKIVLDFQKGKAVGLLPTDFRSGEVQEGNKDYAGELSVTLVDARKLFYVSPGKTDSYVILKLGDQVILSKKNSQTTVIGSPGEPIWNQVDLGSLKDTVPADRIVTLQGGRGPFGKGSAGELLLQLTYKAYVEDEEDEVIRGRSTHADASDDDLAELEVDNAT; translated from the exons ATGACAG CAATTCCAATTCTGTCGAT GTTTTTGACGAAGCTTTTGACTGAGGATTTACCACGATTATTTGTTCGTCCAAAGAAGATTGTTTTGGATTTCCAGAAGGGAAAAGCAGTTGGTCTCCTTCCTACTGATTTTAGGTCTGGAGAAGTACAAGAAGGCAACAAGGACTATGCGGGGGAATTATCGGTTACCCTTGTAGATGCGAGAAAGCTCTTTTATGTTTCTCCTG GAAAGACAGACTCGTATGTTATTCTAAAACTGGGAGATCAAGTCATACTTAGTAAAAAGAACAGCCAGACAACTGTCATTGGTTCTCCTGGTGAGCCAATCTGGAATCAG GTTGATCTAGGATCTCTTAAAGATACTGTTCCAGCAGATAGGATTGTGACCTTGCAAGGAGGCCGGGGACCGTTCGGGAAGGGATCAGCGGGGGAACTTCTACTTCAATTAACATATAAAGCATATGTtgaggatgaagaagatgaagtgatAAGGGGAAGATCGACACATGCTGATGCTTCAGATGATGACTTGGCTGAACTTGAAGTAGATAATGCTACTTAA
- the LOC108222099 gene encoding DNA replication licensing factor MCM5 gives MRAEDRVDIHEAMEQQTISIAKAGITTVLNPRTSVLAAANPPSGRYDDLKTAHDNIDLQTTILSRFDLIFYCEGHQDVQPRQAILTL, from the exons ATGAGGGCGGAGGACAG GGTCGACATTCATGAGGCCATGGAACAGCAAACCATTTCCATTGCCAAAGCTGGTATAACAACAGTACTGAATCCTAGAACATCTGTACTTGCAGCAGCAAACCCTCCATCAGGACGTTATGATGATCTAAAG ACTGCACACGATAACATTGACCTACAGACGACAATTCTTTCAAGatttgatttgatattttattgtgAAGGACATCAGGATGTACAGCCAAGACAAG CTATCTTGACTCTATAA